From Stegostoma tigrinum isolate sSteTig4 chromosome 1, sSteTig4.hap1, whole genome shotgun sequence:
tgtgtctgtgtgcgtgcgtgtgtctatgtctgtttgtgtgtgtctgtgtgtatgtgcgtctgtgtgtctatctgtgtgcgtgtatctatctgtgtgtctgtctgtgtgtgcatgtatatgtctgtctgtctgtgtatgtgtgtgtctgtgtgtgttgagtCGGATCCCTGGTCCATCAGCCTCCCTCTCCTCATAGAATGAAGGGCAGACTGACATATTCACTGCATGTCTTAATTCAATGGGTCTACAAGTCTGTactcatttaaaaagaaacacaagggATCTCTCTCGCGAATAAAAAGGCGAAATGCAGGTTCTTGAGGGCAAGTTAAAAAGAGACAAGCTGCAGCAGTACGGAGTTGCGCGGACGAAATTTTATTCATTGCAACAACCCCGGCTAATCAATTTGTTATTCATGGGTGTATGTCTTTTTGCCTCTCTATCTTCTTTAAAAAGCAAACAAGAGGAGCACAGATGTTCGGCAGATAGGGGAACCGGCTCACTGCTGGGCTCGACTGAAACTGTTAAACGGGGAGAGGCGGGGCCACCAATCCATCAACATTGACTTGAGTTGTGTTAGTGAAGTTTAAGGAACATATGGTGTCGGGCTGTTTTCATGcaatatgtgtgtgcgtgtgatttaAAACAGCGTAGTGCTATCGAGGTCACCTTGATGGAACCTCGCCTTAATCAGCCCTGCTTACCACCAGCACCAACAACACCCCCGCCCTCTGCGCCGGACCCCACTGAAATCTTTAGCCAGTGCCAACTCAGTCATAATCCACACCATTTTAACTTTTCCAAGGCGAGAGGGATACGCCCCTCTGCCCCCAGATAAACCGATTTAACAATCACACTCCCCACTtccccctccatctcccacctTATTTTATCAGCCTAGTCTCATCTCGAAAACTGTTTCTTGTATATAATGTAGCAGAACTGTGCGCTGCTAATTGTTTACCCCCCTTCCTTGTCAAATACATGTTTTTCTTTAATGCTTATGTCTTTAAGGGATTCAATTATACGGTCAGACCCCTTGAATAAATACTAATTCGTTCCCCATTCGCTAATATTCGCCCCTCAGGCTGAGGCGGATTATAGAATGGGCTGGATATGCATTTGAAGGAGGGGTTTGTATACAGATACTTTCGCTTTACGAAACAATAACTTAAAATGCACGTATATcacagacagaaattgctggggaaactcagcaggtctggtagcatctgcggagagagagagacagaagttaATGTTTAGTATTTCATATGGACCCTCTATCATGTATCTATACTTGGGCAAGACGGGTTTCTGTTGGCTAGTCCTTGTTTAATTAGTGCCACACTAAGAAACTGTAAGTGGAAGCCATTGGGAAAGTTGACAGAGAAGCCATGGcatagaatttttaaaacaaaatcagcaatATGTTCGGGCACTGAATGCTTTGCCTGAAAGGGCCGCGGGCACAAAGTATGCAAGGACTACTTAAAAGAGCTTAAACACGGACGACGGGCCGAATGTCTATGTTCTAATCAATTGTTCAGTGATGTTTCTTGCATATCTCTAAGGCAGGTAGGgcttgaacctgagcctccttATCCAGAGATAGAGACATTACTGCATCACAACAGCCCATCTTTCCCTGTGTCCATTGATATAAACAGCACGTTCAGTATTGCTACTAtacgcctctggagcaggtgggacttgaaccggaAACTTCCGGCCTACCCTACCCCTGCACCGCAAGAATCCTTCTATCTACACACCACCAGCTATCTGGTAAGCCTCTTTAACTTGCTGGTGCGTAGCGGTGCCCGGACTTTGGGTTGGGAGGGGAATGTTGCAGCCTGAAGGCAGGGATTCCTACCTCCTCCCTCAAGCTTCAGGCTCAGGTCAGATCGGGCTGGATTTGGGACTGCACTTCTTGTGAGAGGGATTTATAGACGGTCAAACAGCGTGAACTCCCCCTCTAAGATTCCACCTTGATCTGTGCAACAGACAGGAACACTGTTGCTGCTGTTGCGGTTGATGGGAAGTGTTTCGGAAGGAGTCCTGGCGGAAAATTCCGCGTGCAATTTTGCTGTGAGCTGGTCACATTAACTAGGCGCCAGGCGAATGAAAACAAATGTGAGAGCAAACCACTGCATATCAACGGAGTTGTGCAATTGTCATCAAATTCAGGCTTGAATCCGCAATTTTCTCAGCGACAACTGGATCGATTAGAACCATTATTTCTCATCGCTTTTGTTTTGTAAAGAAAGAGCAGCGCATTTGGTTGGCTATAGCTCGGCTCTTGTCTTTATTCAAAATATATACACAGCCATTTCATCCCGCGtttccacacaccccccccacccctattCCTCGTCAGTTTAACAATACTTTAATAACTTAAAGGATGCTCTCGATTAGGGTTGGTAATTTAAAAACGAAACTGAACCAGGGagtttttttgttgttttaaaaataacagcGTATTGTTTTAGGGCTAAAATGGCATACCATAAATTTTGCAACACGTGTTTCCAATGTATAAATGGGGATGGAAAGGATGTGAAAGAAAAGGGTTTCGCTTTCTCAAAGATAAGTTAACCGCATGTATTATTCAGCtttttaaaacattgatttttttcttaaaaagaagGTTATGAACAGGACACTGAATCTGCTGAGCAGTCCACGTCAAAATGTGTTGCTTGAGGACTTCGTCCAGGATTCTGATCGGTCAAATTAAACGAACAAAAGaacccaaaataaaaaaaacaagacgGGTTAATATATGTACGGAATTGCACTCATTCCCCCACCCAAAGAAAATTAAACCGATAGAACTTCTTACATACAAGGCGAGGTAGTAAGTCTGTATCGCCTTGTGCCCGAATGTATTTGTTCCTTCGGAGAGATTCAACAACGTGCAGAGATTCCAATGTCAAAAAGTTTAAAAAGGACGCAAAgaaattgctttattttaaacCTAAAGCAGTTAAATCCATTTGTGCCTTCTTCCTACTCACTGGCAGAGTTCACTCCCTGTATCGTTTTAAAGAGTTTCCCAATTCCTCACTTAGAGATACTCAAATATAGTTTCGCTTCATCTGAGTCAATCGTCCACTTCGATTTCCTCGTCTTCAGAAAATTCATCAGTAGTCTGATCTCTGGAGGAACACTGAGGCGAGCTGGGGAAGGGCCCGAGTCCAGGCGCCGGGGACGGTTTGGGGGAAAGGTCCGTGGGCTCGCATTTGGAGCTGGCCCCGTCCTCTGGGAACACGTCCATGTGAACCAGTCTCTCCAGCTGCTGGGGCGGCAACTTCTTCAGGGACTCCACGTCGGCTTTCATCTCCTCCAGGTCCCGCTTCAGTTTGGCCCGCCTGTTCTGAAACCACGTTATCACCTGGGCGTTTGTCAGGCCCAATTGCTGAGCAATTtgatccctgtcagcgggagacaAGTACTTCTGATAAAGGAACCTCTTCTCCAGCTCGTAAATCTGATGGTTAGTGAAGGCTGTGCGGGACTTTCTTCTCTTCTTCGATGTTTGTCTTTGGCCAAACGTTGTGACATGATCTCGGCCTTGGAAAcaaagagggggggagagaggctAAATTGTATTTGGTAACTGCACAATTAAGATACACGCGCATTCAAACACAATTCTCCTAAGCATTCATAGTCATTTGTCTCATGTTATGCTGCAACTCCCCTCCCATCTGTTGTTTGCTTTTTAAAGAATCCTTTACTTTCACCACGTCCCCTggcaaagatgctgcttggcctactgtgttcatccagctccacactttgttactaaaAATTGGCTTGGCttggttttattttagttttgaaacaAGTGTAGAGAGGTGGTTCCTGTCACAGCAGCCGAGTTTCCAagttctgcattttgttttttttgcgaGGGACCACACAAACAGAAACCTAGGTGTACGCAGGTAGGCCAATTCGACATTTATTCACGGTTTACAATGCAATCTGCTTCTGTCCGTCGACGGAATGCTGTCTCCCATGCAGAGTGCAACGGATGACACATGCAGCACACATAATGCAACCGTGTTCATAAAACTTTTCCGCGTTCTCACCCGTCCGGAATTGTGCAACGCTTAAGTTTGCACGGACTTGAATGCATCCCTTTCTGCATAAGTTATATTTACGTACCAGATATACATGACATCCACTTAGACAGTATGTAGAAATTGTAAACAATATTACTTGAAGATATAATAATTGCAGACACTTGATGGACACACCAGCGTGTGAGTTCGTATATTTTCCAACAGCGCATGCCGCGTGTGTAATAGTTTGTTTTCAATTTCCCCAGCACAGGAAACTGATATTTAAATGAAAACCTCCCGCTACTTGTGACCATCGATTAAATTCTTATTTTTGCTTCTTGAGATCAGGTAACTTTGACTGGCGCATCTCTGTGCTCTCAAGCTGAGAGAGATGTTCCCTTTCCCCCCTGTTAACCAACAGCTAGGCTCCAGTCGTAAATATTTTCAAACACACAAAAATAAAGTTGACAATTCTTCCCTGTCAACCTCCCAACCCTGACTCAtaaacatttttttcccctccagTGTGTAAATTTAAACATCATTTGCTGCAGGTATTTTCACGAATCGTGATCTGCTAGattctacattttaaaaagacCCTTTCACCTCTTAGGATTTACTAAAACAAAATATGGAAGAGACTCGCTCATTTTTCAAGGCTCACGTGTCCCAAAATAGCAAATGTAATTTTACTGTATGTTGTAAAAACAGATGCTTGGCGCGCATATGGTTGGTATCAACTGCTGTTCTGGGctgcaaaacttccatcaaaTAGTTTAATTTACGTCTATTGAATCATACGCTGTTATATGGGATACAAGTTATTCAGATTccctaacttttaaaaaataaatcactgCAAAAAAAGTTGCGCTAAGAATTGATGAGATTAAAAGAGATACTGAAGGGGGGCATTGCTCTTACAATCTAAAATGTATAATAGATAAATCTAATCAGGAAactgaataaaatatttttggTACTCAAACATTCCAGCCCTACATTCAATTTTTGCCTCTCAGTGAGCGGGCTTGCTACGAAAGTATTAATATTTGATCAAATGATAATAGTTTAAGGAGCCGAGTGGAGCCACGGACTGAGGTGCTTTAGCTGTTAAGATATTTGAACATCTTTCGGACTGAACCGTACCTCAGCGTTAATAACAATGCTCACGTATAAACAACACAGTTGTATTTATACAAACTTGGATGATTCAAACGGACGAGAGCGCTCTCTcgatatttttaaataatttcaaattattttaaataattcaaataaTTTCAATCGGTTTGTGGCGAGTGGTCAGAAAAATCTGTCCAGACAATCGTCACGCTTGTTTCTTTTTTACAGCCAGAAAACATTATTTGATACAGAAAGAAGTTTGCCGCCTGGTTGCAGTGGGGCCGAACAGCTGGGACAATACATTGGTTTGTCTTACTATGTTAAATAAATtagcagaaaaaaaatacaaatgaagAGGGGGGAAAAACGTATACCCCTAGCTAGGATTCGTAAGAAACAAACCACCCGCTTTAAACAACACCTTGAAAGATATAGGCGAGCTAATTTACCATCGCGATGTGTTTATACCAAAAATTACTGCCTGTGATAGGCACAGGCAAAACCGAGAACTGTTTAAAATAGATTACACTGCAAAGAAACTGTATACTTCTCAACCCCTCTCAGTGAAACTtaataaaattacattttaatttaaaatagttTATGAGCGGTTTTTAATCTTGCACTACCTAAAACAGCATTTGAAAGATTCGTTTGTcttattatatatatatatatacttaAAATGTGTATATATCTAAGAtgtatatttttccctctcttgGATGTGTTCCAATGTAACTgttttaaagaaataaataaaaaggttTGTTAAAATACCTTCGGCCGCTTGTATTACACTCAGTTCCAGACCCTTGAAAGTTTTACTGGCGAGTTCTTCCAGAGCACAGAGTGGGGAGGCTTGAGAGGGCAGCCCGTTCCTGACCGCCCCAGGACCCGATGCTTTCTCGGAGCCGCCCGGGTGGCTGGAGGAGCAGAGATGGGAAGTTTTTTTCACCGACGGCTTGTTCAGGATATCCTCAATGCTGAAAGGCGTGAGCGGCTTGTTGGAGTTAGCTGGAGGAGGGAAATGATCCAGGGGACTCCGACGCCTTCTCTCCTCGACTCGGGGCGGCAAAGCCGGGTTCGATTTCAGATTTACCCCAGACGTCATtctagggggggggggggagcgggagttgggggagagagagagagagagagagagagacaggcaagaATTCTCCCTTCAATGTTTCTTTCTGTCTAAAATCCAGGGGAGGGAAGAAAACAGCTTTGCTGGGACTCTCTCTCCCCAACTGTTACGTaggtttgggggggtgggggggggggtgggggtgactTTTCGCCCCCTTGCCCCTTGCTGATTTGGGGGCAGTTTGAAATCTTCGCCAACTTTACAGGATGCAGTTAGCCTCGCTCATTGGAACTAGAGGTCTTCATTTTTTCCAGGCCCGAAAGATTCAATTCGTACCAGCCCTAAGCTTGTATTTAGTAAAgtgcctttctctctttctgtctgtaatCGACTGTCCTACCTGGGGAGgggaactctctctctctctttctctctctctctcacgcacacacagcttgTTCTGTCTCTTCACCCTCCCTCCCGAGCGCCCGccccaacttcaacaaaaaaaaagtgaagccaATACAAAACACCAAGTTTCAGAAGGAAAACCGGCCGCTCAGTCGTATCGTTGATTGGAAGGAGATCAATTATCAGAATGGGCGCACAGAACCATTGGCCAGCGGAAGCCGTCTTTCCAAGGGGTCCAGTTAGATAATTAATTGGGCACAGCAGTGGGAGGGGTTAGAGTCAGTGTTAGCAAACCTTTGCTCTCCTCTCTTTTTCCTCTCCTGCCTTTGCtggtattgtgttcctgctctgTGTGAAAGGGAGTGTGTGCATATATTTTAGTGTCGGTGACAAAAACTGCTTTTTCTAGCGGGTTGCGGAGGGGAAGGGGTTAGGGTGCAGGGTGGGGGCATTGGAtggagaacgagagagagagagagagagagaggagggatggaggaAGAGGGGCCAAGCGTGGGAGTAGGGAGGAGGACGGAGTACGTGAGTTTTATGGTTtgagaggagatgggggtggtgggcaGGCGGTCGAGGAGAGGATAGTGGGTAAGGAGAGGCGAGTGTGTGGAGGTtaggtgagggaaagagagagaggagaggcaACACAGgacggggaggtggactgaaATGGGGGTTGCTTGAGGGGAGATGGAGGggtgagggatggaaatgggaggGGTTTTGAGGGTAGATAGAAAAGGCGAGGGAGGGAGATGGCCGGGTGGTTTGAggggagaaagaggaagagagcgAGGGAGATAGCGTAGAGAGGGGTGAAGGAGGGAGATGGGAGAGATGTTTGAGGGGAGATAGAGGGGacgagtgagggagatgggaggaTGGGTTAGGGAAGATAGTGGCCAGTGACTGAGATGGGAGGGTGGGTTGAGGAAAAATAgagttggtgggggagggagatgggAGAGTGGTTTGAGGGGAGATTAAAGGAAGTGAGGGAGGGAGATATGAAGGTAGATTGAGGGCAGATAAAGGAGTGAGCGACAGTGATGGGAGGGAGTTTATGGGGTTCAATTGAAGAGGTGGGAGGGCGAGTTgacctggggtgggggtgagggtcaGGAGTGGGCGTGTGAGCGGACAGAAGGGTCTACGTGTCAGTAAGGATGAGGGGAGATGGGCGCAGGGGAAATTTGCGGGACCgtgttggggagagagtgggagtttGAGAAGAGAGAGTGGGTTAGAGAGGTGGGATAGGGGCAGATGATGagtggaggaggagagggttgtgttgatggcggggggggggggcgcggtgtgggGAGAGGGGTCCACGTGGTCCTCTGCTTTTGGCAGAGAATCCAGCTTCACTTGTCAGTGTCAATGACTGAACGCCGGAGGTACTAATCGCTAGTGGTGCGCTATTAGTGAACTTTTAAATCTTCCACCCATCCCATTATAATGGTCGATAAATCGCGTGCAAACTTTTATATTTATTCCTCTATCTGGTTGCCACCTGCACAGAGTGAGCAGTCTCGAAGCGCTCGATGGCAATCTATTTCAAAAGTCTGCAGACTCAAATTGAGTCAAAACGCAACTCAGAGAGGTAGGTAGTAAATGAAAATGTTACGTTCAAAGCGCCGGCTATTACCGCGCCGATTACCAGGGGGTTCCTCGATCAGGACCAACATCGGCGTTTTTATAGGGCGTACACAGATAGGATTGATTCTGTAATTATTTTCAGAGGCTGGGTAAATATTTATACCTCGCACCAGCCAGAGAGGTGCTTATCACCCAGCCCTCCCCTTTCGTCCACGGAACATGTCAAGCTCCTGAGAGAAAATTTCGGTTCTTCACTGTTGTCTTCAAAACACGCTCCCCGTTTCACAACCGAAACTCAGCTTTTCAGCAAACAAAAAAGCAGCGACAAAGTAAACCGTTTGTGTACATGCATACAAAAATCAAAACCCTTAAAAATTTACTCCTGAATTTAATCCCGAACAAACCAATTCTACATCAGGAGTTCTGTCGAATCATTACCTTTCGGCCTGTGGTCTCAATATAAACCGCCGGATTTGtgccaaatgggttttttttggATCACAGTGGGGAGGCAGAAGGAACGGATATACCTCAAGAAATGACCCATTCGGGTCTCCTTCCACCTGACGAACCCCTCCTGGCTAAATTGGTTCCCACTTGTGCCaccttttcaaacaaaataaaaacaaagtgagtTTTCATTAACTGCATTCGTTCTGCTTTCCTACATGCCTGACTTTTGGTATTGTACATGTCAGCCATGAAAGACCGACGTTCAGATATAACGCGTCTTTGCATAGATTCTAAACATTACGCACGTAGAATCACACGGCGGCTCTGTAACACAAGCAAGCGTAGCCCACACCCCAATGcaattacatttatttaaatactTTGTGAATGTACACTGTCAGTGTCTTTAGATATGATGTAGCGTGTGTCCCACAGAGAGCAGGGAAAAAGGAGAATGAGACGAATTACTGCAGTTGGTCGATTTCTCGTTCCATCTCGATTTTCTTTTCCCATCGGATTTCGAGGTTTGGTTTCCCCGCTTATTGTGTCTTCTgggcttgtttttgttttatgtcCATGTAGGtttggttgattttttttaacatcgacacccccaccaccaccaccctctaacGCGCGCACACAGCGCTTATAATTTCTCAATGGACTACTCAGAGTGTGATCAAGAGACGTTTTTGAGCTTTAATTCATGCGGGACCGAGCGATGGTTCCCTCGATatcctgactctctctctctctgtctgtcttcaaTCCCCGCACCTTAACGCAGGAGCAGTTGTAAACTATCAAAGAAAAGCAGGTGTTCCAACGGAAAGGTAGGGATGTAGAGGGAATAAATGCTTAAAACTCTCTTTATTGACAGACGCCCCTTTTCAACTCTGCACCGAGTCGATTAAAGCCAATCATTCTGCCCATATATCAGGACCCAGTTTAGAGAATTATACCGCTTGCTCTCTCGTTAAATTCGAGTCTTGATTGAGAACGAATTTCTCACACCGGTGAAGTTATAAATTGCCTCACTTCCCATGCAGCAACTATAGATTTTATTTACAAGCCCTGGGAGCAAAACGAGAAGAAAACAAAGGAACTTTTACAAGCTCGTGAAAAAGTGTAGAACCAGATTAGTAACAGTATTTCTTTTTTATATTTTCTAGGAATAAATGTCGCTGTATCCAAATAGCCACCATCAAAAGCCCAGATTTTAAGATGGAAATGATTACTGGGAATCGAGCTCGTTTTTTAACTTCAGGGAGGAGAAGGGGGCGAGTTTTAAGTTACATTTGACGAACAGACAATAAAGAATGGTTACAAATAGGCCCGTGTGATATATCACTTGGCTTCTTAATAGTGACCCCTTTATTTTTCCCTTCATGAAACGACTCGCCAGATGTGTGTCGTTACTGACGAGAGCTTGCACTCAGGTGAACTCGGCCGCTCAGTCCCCTTCTTTCacagagtagagagagagagagagagagagtctgaatAATCTTCATCGCACCATTCAGTACGCACAAGCCACAGATCAGAGATGAGGGAGGCGCACTCAATCGGAAGATCCGGTATAAAACAAGTTTACAGCGAAAGAAAAAGACAAGATTTCAGAACTGAGCCAAACAAGATGCTtcacttcaaaaacaaaattctactggATGTCCACGACTACAGAATGGGAAGTGTGTTTATAACAGAGACGTATCATTCTAAGTTTTTTTGTATCATTTTGAATCCGAATTCTCCAAATTATGTAACATAGTACTTTGAGATAGGCTGTAAGGTGTAGCTAAAGGTGGAACCGCCCTGATTGTACCTttcctccaaaaaaaaacaaaattcacgTTCATTCATACATTTGCATTTTGAAATAGCAATGAAACCAAAATGAGTTCATGCCAGATTGGCCTTGAGTACCCTGAAATCCAAAAAAAGAAGCTGCAATGGAATATAATGCCACAGGGTTTAGAGGTAATATTATTCACAGTCAACACAGGACAGAACTGGCTCATTTTAGAGATAGGAATTACTGAAGCGAAGTATCAAAAAATAATAATCCATTGAAGCAGCTTTGCGTAACGTTTAAGTGAGGCAGTCGGACAATGTCGACCTGAATTTGTACCGATTTGAAAGCAAACATCCGTTTGATGTGGGAGAGTGGATTAAATAACTTTTCTTCTTAAGTGAACGGTTGGGCAGGAGCTGGGGTAAATTCTGCTAAAGACTGGTCGTTCCCCTCCCggtcacattttctgttttaatttttaagGTCCCAATCTGTATTCACCGCTTGTAGCAATGAAATGAAACGGAATCAGCTGGGCTCCACGTCGCCAGAGGAACTCGCCTCTTATATGGCAACAGCAGCGAAAACTATTTGATAGTGTCTGCGTCTTTTATTTATTTGGATGTCACTATATCCTGGtgcttgttttaattttattttttaatttattttggaaTTCAAACACTTTTTTGGTGTCTAGACTTTTAAGAAgtgttttatttgaaatctccgCTTTTTTTCTTTCGTATGTTTTGGTGTCTCTGCTTTGCAATCTTTGTTTTTTTCAAGTCTgtgtttttcaatttttttgttgcagtttggTTTTGCAGCTTGTTTTTCGTTTTGCTGTCTGTAGTTTCTTCAGCCTTTTTATTTGCAGTTTGCGTTTTATGTCCTTTTATAAGCagccagtgatttcagtttttctttgcaaTGTTTTTCGTCGTCCATGTATTTTTCATTGTATGTTTTTTgtagtttttgttttgcattctgcGTTTTTATGCGGCCAACGTTTTTGTACAGACTGTGTTTCTGCACTTTGTGTTTTCTGCATTTCTTATTTTATACAGCTTCGATTTTTGCTGTGTTATAAAGCCTGTGTTTTTAAACAGTCTATGTAAATTTTATGCAATTACTTGCGTAGATTGGGTGGACATATACATAGATTTTGTGCTTTTTACAATCCATATTTTACAGCCTCCTTTTTGCAGTCTATTAATTTtgcattacttttttttaaattttgattttgcAATATGTTTTCAGCGGTTTGCCCATTTAGGAGACAactacctttttttaaaacatatttttgtttcttctctgcTTTTGGCTCTTGTTCATGTGTACACTTTTAGGAATCTGCATATTTTAGgatgtttaaatttaaaacattgcTGAAAATATTAAAAACACTGATGTGAAATCCTGACAATAGCCCATGGCACCTTGTTTATAAAAAAGCACAATTATTATGTGTCATGCAGTATAGATAGTGTCCTCAGTGTGTCATTGTGGTGGTGAGATGGAATTGAAAACATTGAAAtgcaataatttaaaataattggagACAGGAACCTGGTTACATGTAAACAGTAACCAGGTCAGCTCTCTTCTTATGGGTCAGCAGTTGGTTCAATTGAAGTCTGGTTATAAAGCAATTTATTTGATTTCACTGTATTTAATATTTCCGTGGTCATGGCATGTTATTTTATACAGCTGGACTAGTATACAACATAGTTTACAAGTATATGGCCCTTTAAATGTTGGGAAAAACTCCCGGAgagtttcactggagcattatcaaacaaaatttgacattaacATGAAATAGGAGTTATTAGAAGAGGTGATCAAATGTTTGATGAAAGAGGTAGGCTTATGCCCATAAGTGcgcgcacacattcacacagatatagagacacattcccacacacaaatacTAGAAACAGTCACACAAACTGACAGACAGGCATGTATAAGCACTCACCAACACAGAAACAAATCGTGCAACACCAGGTAACACATATAGACAGCCATACAATTCATGGTCATGCACACATACAGCCACACAGAGTCAAACAAGCACCTCAACAGAAAAGCAGCCAGACAAGTGTGCACATAAAAATATACCCACATGCACAGTTACTTAGACACACAGGTGTACACACATACATAAAtaggcacatgcacacacatgtgcAGACTCACATCTATGCACCTGCACATATTTATCCACAACATAATTCTAAACTGTTTTATTTCAGCGTCCACATGGTTAAGTGTACATTAAATGAGAGTCATGGACTGGGCAATATCCTTGGTGAGTGGTCTAATATTGGCTAGAGGTTGACACTTAGCCCCACATTCAACCCGACTCTTTGACCTAACAGTTCAGGGATCAAGGTGGAAAACAGTATTTGAGTGACTCCTTCTAGTCCCTCAGGCTCCTGTCTGTTATTGAAACCTCCTAGACTCCTAGCCTTTACAGGTTTACATGGAAATCTCGCAGGCTGAAACCAGAGAATGGGTTCCAGTTTCCCGATTGTTGAAACAAATTTAATGTAACCCTTAACACACCCTCAGTCACCTCCCTTGTTCTTCTCTATGATTGTTCCTCTAGAATTGTATGTTAAAAATATATACAGAAGAATTGTGCAGTTTGTATAAAGATCCAGATTAAGAATTAAATTTGATGGTGGAAAGAAACAGCACATTATCTTTAGTGTTTTTGTAGACACACATTGTTGGATTGTAGGACTTAGGGAAAAATATCTTGAATTGTAATTCTACAATTCTGGGTGAAGGCAGCCAGACATTCCAAAGTGCTGCAAGCATAATCTCAGCTCCAATTCTGATTAGTGTTGATGGCAATATAGTATTTAATCATTTAATCCAACTATACATGAGGTAGACACCCTTTGAACATGGAGATACTGTGTCACACTTATTACTATTtgaacataaaaaataggaacacAAGCTCAAATATAACACC
This genomic window contains:
- the lbx2 gene encoding transcription factor LBX2, producing MTSGVNLKSNPALPPRVEERRRRSPLDHFPPPANSNKPLTPFSIEDILNKPSVKKTSHLCSSSHPGGSEKASGPGAVRNGLPSQASPLCALEELASKTFKGLELSVIQAAEGRDHVTTFGQRQTSKKRRKSRTAFTNHQIYELEKRFLYQKYLSPADRDQIAQQLGLTNAQVITWFQNRRAKLKRDLEEMKADVESLKKLPPQQLERLVHMDVFPEDGASSKCEPTDLSPKPSPAPGLGPFPSSPQCSSRDQTTDEFSEDEEIEVDD